From the Planktothricoides raciborskii GIHE-MW2 genome, the window ACGGTAGCTTGTTCACGACCTTTTAAGCGTTGATGGGCAGGAATTTGGTGTAAATTCGCGATGGTTTCGCATTCAAATTCTACACTGGGTAGGCTACCATCGGGGTTTTCTACTGTTCCGTAATTAATTTTATCAAGTTGGGGACGTTGTTGGCAATATTGCAAGATTTGGCTACTGGGAACGTAGCGAATCGGGAATTTATCGCCTAAGTATTGAGTTTCATCGGTTAAAAAAGGTAAGGCAGCAAAGGGGATTTGATGCCAAAATAGATGGGGGATGATAATCAGTTCCTTAATATCCTGGAGATAGGTTTCTACTAAGTTTTTGAGTTGCAATTTATCGGCTAATTGCTGCAAAAAATCCGATATTTTGGCATACCAAAGGCCATCTTGTTTCTTGTTAAAATAGGGATTTAACCACTCGTTAACTACTAAATCCTGTAAGGTTTGATAGCCAAAGCCGGTACAGGTATGTAGTTCGGGGTTTTTGTCTTTGTAGATGATGAAAATGTGGGTGTCGTTGTTGGTGGTAAAGAAATTGAGAATCGCAGTCTGGGGGTTTTCGATGAGTTGCTGAATGGTGGCAAAATCTAGGGGGTTAACTTCCTTTTCTCCGGCTAAAACGGGGTCTAAACGGCGCATTTGTTCCCAAACTTGTTGTTTTTCTGCTTCCAAAGCGGCGATTTTTTCCGTAGCAGCTTGGAAAGCAGCGCGAGTCGAGGTGACAGTGCCTTTATTTGTTGGTTTATCTGTTCCTTGATTGGTTGAGTTTTCTGTCTGTTGTTGGCTAGAGTCAGAGTTATTTTGCAGGCGGTTTCGTTCTGCATCAATTTCCGCTTGGAGTTGGTCGTATTGTTGCAAATATGCCTGAACTTGGGGCGGAATTTCTCCATCTGCATAGAGGTCATTACTGGCCATTAAGTCTACCAGACGTTTAGCGCGAGAGCGATCGACATAAGCAATGGCTTTGTCCAAATTGCCGCTATTGATGTAGGCTTGAATGATGTTGGCGTAAACATCTATAGAATCAGCGATAATCTGTTGACGGCTGGCATCAGTTTTTGACCAACTGCGGCTTTTTTCCACCGCTTTAATGGCGGATTCGTAGCCTTCTATAGCTATCTCCCATTTACCTTCTTTAAAGCCAAGATTACCGAGATTTCTGCCCGATTGTAAACAATCTTTAGGAAAGGCTTCTGGTGTTCTAATTTCTAATGCCCGTTGATAACACCGAATGGCCTCATCAATATTCTCAGCCCGGTTGCCGGTGATTTTGTTTTTGTAGGCATTTCCGAGATTATTTTGAGTCATTGCCCAATATTCGGGAAAATCCTCACGGCTATAAACTTCTAAAGCCCGTTGATAACAGGCGATCGCCTCATCTATATTCTGGGCCCGGTTGCCGGTGATTTTGTCTGAGTAGGCATTTCCTAGACCATTTTGAGTCCCTGCCCAATATTCGGGAAAATCCTCACGGGTATAAACTTCTAAAGCCCGTTGATAACAGGCGATCGCGCTATCAATATTTTCAGCCCGGTTGCCGGTGATTTTGTTAGAGTAGGTAATTCCCAGATTATTTTGAGTCATTGCCCAATATTCGGGAAAATCCTCACGGGTATAAACTTCTAAAGCGAGTTGATAACAACGAATCGCCTCATCAATATTCTCAGCCCGGTTGCCGGTGATTTTGTTAGAGTAGGCACTTCCCAGACCAATTTGAGTCCCTGCCCAATCTTGGGGAAAATCTTCACGGGTTCTTACTTTTAAAGCCCGTTGAAAACAACGAATGGCCTCATCTATATTCTCAGCCCGGTTGCCCGTGATTTTAGACCAGTGGGCATTTCCCAGATTGTTTTGAGTCATTGCCCAATTTTTGGGAAAATCCTCACGGGTTCTTACTTCTAATGCCCGCTGAAAACAAGCGATCGCCGCATCAATATTCTCAGCCCGGTTGCCCGTGATTTTGTTTCTGTAGGCTTCTCCCAGATTATTTTGAGTCATTGCCCAATCTTCGGGAAAATCCTCACGGGTTCTAACTTCTAAAGCCCGCTGAAAACAAGCGATCGCCGCATCAATATTCTCAGCCCGGTTGCCCGTGATTTTGTTAGAGTAGGCACCTCCGAGATTATTTTGAGTCATAGCCCAATCTTCGGGAAAATCCTCACGGGTATAAACTTCTAAAGCCCGTAGATAACAGGCGATCGCCGCATCAATATTCTCAGCCCGGTTGCCCGTGATTTTGTTCTTGTAGGCAATTCCCAGACCATTTTGAGTCCCTGCCCAATCTTCGGGAAAATCCTCACGGGTTCTTACTTCTAAAGCCCGTTGATAACAGGCGATCGCCGCATCAATATTCTCAGCCCGGTTGCCCGTGATTTTGTTAGAGTAGGCACCTCCGAGATTATTTTGAGTCATTGCCCAATCTTCGGGAAAATCCTCACGGGTTCTAACTTCTAAAGCCCGTTGATAACAGGCGATCGCCGCATCAATATTCTCAGCCCGGTTGCCGGTGATTTTGTTCTTGTAGGCAATTGCGAGATTATTTTGAGTCCCTGCCCAATCTTCGGGAAAATCCTCACGGGTTCTAACTTCTAATGCCCGTTGATAACAACGAATTGCCTCATCTATATTCTGGGCCCGGTTGCCGGTGATTTTGTTAGAGTAGGCATTACCCAGACCATTTTGAGTCCCTGCCCAATCTTGGGGAAAATCCTCACGGGTTCTGACTTCTAAAGCCTGTTGATAACAACAAATCGCCTCATCTATATTATCAGCCCGGTTGCCCGTGATTTTTGTTCTGTAGGCTTCTCCCAGATTATTTTGAGTCCCTGCCCAATCTTGGGGAAAATCCTCACGGGTGTAGACTTTTAATGCCCGTTGATAACAACAAATCGCCTCATCTATATTCTCAGCCCGGTTGCCGGTGATTTTGTCAGAGTAGGCATTTCCCAGATTATTTTGAGTCATTGCCCAATTTTCGGGAAAATTCTCACGGGTGAAGATGTTTAAAATTAATTCATAACCAGTAATGGCAATGTCTAGGTTACTCGCCCTGTTGCCT encodes:
- a CDS encoding CHAT domain-containing tetratricopeptide repeat protein; its protein translation is MNEQRLQEYLNLIQALLECPNGEEIINTLNAHPHLIDPDLVEVMQQKAAMMAQQGNENNARFLTDLAQEIAAYLHNHLSPESRQEYINFLVEVLVATADSKGNPQVVYPILKANQDKLNHRLVALYPNWANHILSQATPEQAPSYAAAFVYFSNLIQQFPLGNRASNLDIAITGYELILNIFTRENFPENWAMTQNNLGNAYSDKITGNRAENIDEAICCYQRALKVYTREDFPQDWAGTQNNLGEAYRTKITGNRADNIDEAICCYQQALEVRTREDFPQDWAGTQNGLGNAYSNKITGNRAQNIDEAIRCYQRALEVRTREDFPEDWAGTQNNLAIAYKNKITGNRAENIDAAIACYQRALEVRTREDFPEDWAMTQNNLGGAYSNKITGNRAENIDAAIACYQRALEVRTREDFPEDWAGTQNGLGIAYKNKITGNRAENIDAAIACYLRALEVYTREDFPEDWAMTQNNLGGAYSNKITGNRAENIDAAIACFQRALEVRTREDFPEDWAMTQNNLGEAYRNKITGNRAENIDAAIACFQRALEVRTREDFPKNWAMTQNNLGNAHWSKITGNRAENIDEAIRCFQRALKVRTREDFPQDWAGTQIGLGSAYSNKITGNRAENIDEAIRCYQLALEVYTREDFPEYWAMTQNNLGITYSNKITGNRAENIDSAIACYQRALEVYTREDFPEYWAGTQNGLGNAYSDKITGNRAQNIDEAIACYQRALEVYSREDFPEYWAMTQNNLGNAYKNKITGNRAENIDEAIRCYQRALEIRTPEAFPKDCLQSGRNLGNLGFKEGKWEIAIEGYESAIKAVEKSRSWSKTDASRQQIIADSIDVYANIIQAYINSGNLDKAIAYVDRSRAKRLVDLMASNDLYADGEIPPQVQAYLQQYDQLQAEIDAERNRLQNNSDSSQQQTENSTNQGTDKPTNKGTVTSTRAAFQAATEKIAALEAEKQQVWEQMRRLDPVLAGEKEVNPLDFATIQQLIENPQTAILNFFTTNNDTHIFIIYKDKNPELHTCTGFGYQTLQDLVVNEWLNPYFNKKQDGLWYAKISDFLQQLADKLQLKNLVETYLQDIKELIIIPHLFWHQIPFAALPFLTDETQYLGDKFPIRYVPSSQILQYCQQRPQLDKINYGTVENPDGSLPSVEFECETIANLHQIPAHQRLKGREQATVKNYRQLAKQVQVLHSSHHAQSRLDNPLESILILADGQITLGQIMTPGFRLPNLSDVFLSCCETNLGVAGISDDILSLSTGFLCAGARNVVSTLWSVDDLATALFSIFYYQNRQRLNRPEALKKAQIDLRNLSGQTLASNYKAELQKYYDRQLQLADQKRQKAKKNRQRLVAGTPDYQRWDEEYKQWDAIGNRIFRVQQNLPILCGKEYPFADPFYWAGFICSGLR